In one Thermovirga sp. genomic region, the following are encoded:
- a CDS encoding TRAP transporter small permease subunit, which yields MKFLISFIDSVNKLNDWVGRIVGYLVYPIMFILVFEVVMRYAFHRPTIWAHETSCMLYGAHFLLGGAYALGKDAFVNVEVFYQSFRPRVKAIVDLFTWTMFYAFVGTLLWKSIPWAYASLRVGEYSESVWGPPLWPIKLTLPVAAFLMLLQGMTKTIKDLHLVFTGRELVTAAEDRARAEN from the coding sequence TTGAAGTTCTTGATCTCGTTTATCGATAGCGTCAACAAGCTGAATGATTGGGTGGGCAGGATAGTAGGTTACCTCGTATATCCGATAATGTTCATCCTGGTCTTCGAGGTGGTGATGCGCTACGCCTTCCACCGTCCCACCATCTGGGCCCATGAAACATCCTGCATGCTCTACGGCGCCCATTTCCTACTGGGAGGGGCTTACGCCCTCGGCAAGGATGCTTTCGTGAACGTCGAAGTCTTTTACCAGTCCTTCAGGCCCAGGGTTAAGGCCATCGTGGACCTGTTCACCTGGACGATGTTCTACGCCTTCGTGGGGACCCTGCTTTGGAAGAGCATTCCCTGGGCCTATGCAAGCCTCAGGGTAGGCGAATACTCCGAAAGCGTCTGGGGGCCCCCCCTGTGGCCCATCAAGCTCACCCTGCCGGTGGCGGCCTTCCTGATGCTGCTGCAGGGGATGACCAAGACCATCAAGGACCTCCATCTCGTCTTCACGGGGCGGGAGCTGGTCACGGCGGCCGAAGACCGGGCCAGGGCCGAAAACTGA